The Candidatus Thermoplasmatota archaeon genome contains the following window.
CATATCTTCAGTCAGACTCCTCGCAACTTTATCGGCAAAATCTAGAGTCATGTCAGGTCCGCCAGTCATGTGAATCAGGCATCCTTTTGCCCCTCTGAAATCTACTTCCAGCAGCGGGTGATGCATTGCTTCCATTGCAAGTGCCTCCGGCCCTTCGTTTGTGCTTCCTTCGCCCCAGAGCATGGCTGCGACGTCACCGCTTGATACTATTGTTTTCACATCCGCATAATCCAGGTTTATTAGAGACGGTTGAAGTATGGTTTCGGATATACCCTTTACCGTTTCGGATATAAGCTGATCCATTACAGAAAAAGCTTTATCTATCGGCAGGTTTGGCACGAACTGAAGCAGCTTGTTGTTATCAAGTACGACAGCCGAATCACAATTTTTTCTTAGCATCTCCAGTCCCTGCTCAGCTCTTAGCACGCGACCCCTTTCGACTTTGAAAGGTATGGAAACCATGCCCACAACGATAGCTCCTTTTCTTTTTGCTATTTTTGCTATCATGGGACTGACCCCCGTACCGGTGCCGCCGCCCATGCCGGCCGTAATGAAAATAAGGTCTGGTTCTCCAAGTAACTTGTCTATTTCGTCCTTTGATTCCTCTGCGCATCTCTTTGCCAAATCAGGATATCCTCCCGCTCCTAGCCCGCGGGTTATATCTTTTCCTATAAGCAGTTTCTTGTCCGCATCTATTAATTCCAAGTCTTGCTTATCGGTATTTATTGCTATTGTTTCCGCTCCTTTTACTCCTATTCTGTTTAGTCTGTTGATAGTGTTGCCGCCTGCCCCTCCACAGCCGACAACAACTATCTTGGC
Protein-coding sequences here:
- the ftsZ gene encoding cell division protein FtsZ, giving the protein MKSLIADAIEYGKEDIRQAECDEFGVAKIVVVGCGGAGGNTINRLNRIGVKGAETIAINTDKQDLELIDADKKLLIGKDITRGLGAGGYPDLAKRCAEESKDEIDKLLGEPDLIFITAGMGGGTGTGVSPMIAKIAKRKGAIVVGMVSIPFKVERGRVLRAEQGLEMLRKNCDSAVVLDNNKLLQFVPNLPIDKAFSVMDQLISETVKGISETILQPSLINLDYADVKTIVSSGDVAAMLWGEGSTNEGPEALAMEAMHHPLLEVDFRGAKGCLIHMTGGPDMTLDFADKVARSLTEDMDPYANVIWGARVNKDFHGKCRIMAIMTGINSPYILSPDTEGVEIPKWEGGKNKLGIDLIG